From the genome of Argentina anserina chromosome 4, drPotAnse1.1, whole genome shotgun sequence, one region includes:
- the LOC126792175 gene encoding receptor-like protein EIX2, producing the protein MSELFGNLTSLRYLDLSGAGCSGANPATMCSLSNLEHLDLSDNDLRGRKLQELIGNLTNLRYLDLSGADFGGQLPNQIGNLILLLLPSLRNLTLSGCQLPPPTISSTLTEFNTSRSLAFVDLGKNNITSSVFKWCNYNTSLVFLDLSSNEGCQILLPSYVLCNTWIFRPISGIGGIICLFKLVKRNNPREHWEFDHARDSGYFHSDSKWVPPFQLESLLLNSCKMSLFPEWLQTQKNLDFLAISGSGISEIIPCWFCELFRYIPQLDLSCNEIKGTLADLKFEFAYHPAVNLSWNKLEGRVPSFLSKASKLDLSNNKFSKLDSFLCATRVSYLNYLDLSSNHMSGEIPNCWKQFGDLVFLDLSNNTFSGNIPSTLSSLSSTQTLKVDNNMFVKVDNNMFEGELPSSFKNCTNLKVFDIENNELSGPIPEWLGVGVSKLVIIIHVG; encoded by the exons ATGTCAGAGCTCTTTGGTAACCTGACCAGTCTAAGATACCTTGATCTCTCTGGAGCTGGTTGTAGTGGTGCAAATCCAGCGACCATGTGTTCTCTGTCCAATTTAGAACACCTTGATCTTAGTGACAATGACCTCCGCGGGAGAAAACTTCAGGAGCTCATCGGTAACCTGACCAATTTAAGATACCTTGATCTCTCCGGTGCAGATTTTGGTGGTCAACTTCCAAATCAAATTGGAAATCTGATTCTCCTTTTG CTCCCTAGTCTGCGAAACTTGACTTTATCTGGATGTCAACTTCCTCCTCCAACTATTTCTAGTACTCTTACTGAATTTAATACTTCTCGGTCTCTTGCTTTTGTTGATCTTGGTAAGAACAACATCACTTCATCAGTGTTCAAATGGTGTAACTACAATACCAGCCTTGTTTTTCTTGACCTCTCCTCCAAC GAAGGATGCCAGATTCTTTTGCCAAGTTATGTGCTTTGCAATACTTGGATATTTCGTCCG ATTTCAGGCATTGGAGGAATTATATGTCTATTCAAATTAGTTAAGCGGAACAATCCCCGAGAGCATTGGGAATTTGACCATGCTAGAGATTCTGGAT ACTTCCATTCTGATTCGAAATGGGTTCCTCCTTTTCAATTGGAGTCACTATTGTTGAACTCTTGCAAGATGTCGTTATTTCCTGAGTGGCTTCAAACTCAGAAAAATCTTGACTTTCTTGCTATTTCTGGTTCTGGAATCTCTGAAATAATTCCATGTTGGTTTTGTGAATTGTTTCGTTATATACCACAGTTGGACCTTTCTTGCAATGAGATTAAGGGAACATTGGCAGATTTAAAATTCGAGTTTGCGTATCACCCCGCAGTTAATTTGAGTTGGAACAAATTGGAAGGTCGAGTCCCTTCATTCCTTTCAAAAGCTTCAAAGTTGGATCTCTCCAATAATAAGTTTTCAAAGTTGGATTCTTTCTTGTGTGCAACCAGAGTTAGTTACTTGAACTATCTTGATCTCTCAAGCAATCATATGTCTGGAGAAATTCCCAATTGTTGGAAGCAATTTGGAGATCTAGTCTTTCTTGATTTGAGTAACAATACTTTTTCTGGAAACATTCCATCTACATTGAGCTCATTATCTTCTACTCAAACACTGAAAGTAGATAACAACATGTTTGTGAAAGTAGATAACAACATGTTTGAGGGGGAATTGCCTTCATCCTTCAAGAATTGCACGAATTTAAAGGTTTTCGATATTGAAAACAATGAATTATCCGGACCTATACCTGAATGGTTAGGAGTTGGAGTTTCAAAGTTGGTTATCATTATCCACGTGGGCTAG
- the LOC126792755 gene encoding uncharacterized protein LOC126792755, which produces MEEPTQISNHTPNSVKTPHHLQSNTKKRTLDSDARNSTSKIRALLRDIRPNVLEVLRTPDFQKCKAANEIQEQVKVLMELYKQMTPEALTAPKCNNVPEGQLSSGALLEDELPSGVAGEKQQAEDGQNRGTCVVGGSAFGWNFITFSSMGPLYYGMTKELFRAQAAKLTTI; this is translated from the exons ATGGAAGAACCAACCCAAATCTCAAATCATACTCCAAACTCAGTTAAAACTCCCCATCATCTTCAATCAAATACCAAAAAGAGAACACTCGACAGTGATGCCCGAAACTCCACCTCCAAGATTCGTGCTCTCCTCAGAGACATTCGTCCCAATGTTCTTGAG GTTCTCCGGACCCCTGACTTCCAAAAGTGCAAGGCGGCCAACGAAATTCAAGAAC AGGTGAAAGTTCTGATGGAACTATACAAACAGATGACACCAGAAGCGCTTACTGCACCAAAATGTAACAATGTGCCAGAAGGGCAGCTTTCATCTGGTGCATTATTAGAAGATGAGCTTCCTTCAGGTGTAGCTGGTGAGAAGCAACAGGCTGAAGATGGTCAAAATAGAGGAACTTGTGTTGTTGGAGGATCAGCTTTTGGCTGGAACTTCATCACCTTTTCCAGCATGGGACCACTCTATTATGGTATGACAAAGGAGTTGTTTCGAGCTCAAGCAGCAAAGCTGACAACTATATAA
- the LOC126792754 gene encoding uncharacterized protein LOC126792754: MKFTCLSTGGGYHFPPCHILEICGFRILMDCPLDLSALSIFAPIPFASKASSMDKENPRCSNLSGPLDLEGQSVRKRQKVERPLDADDLIYAEPWYKTVRNLHLWNTSFIDVVLISSPMGMLGLPYLTRIKGFSAKIYVTEATSRLGQLMMEDLVSMHMEIRQLLGPEESSFPQWMKWEELKLLPSLLRDVALGKDGEELGSWMPLYSAADMKNCMQKVQTLKYAEEMCYNSTLIIKAFSSGLEIGTCNWTINGPKGGIAFISSSIFVSAHAMNLDYIALQGNDTIIYSDFSSLHDIEDTESDITNCIPPKPDSSSLRNEENEGREWVESPLHVDDSMEEMQKLAFLSSHVIDSVKAGGSVLIPLSRLGIVLQLLEQISASLDVSDLKVPIYIISSVGEELLAFTNIIPEWLSKQRQEKLFSGQPSFGHVELINEGKLHVFPAIHSPELLMNWQEPCIVFSPHWSLRLGPTVHFLRRWCGDQNSLLILEHELDDELALLPFKPLSMKVLQCSFLSGIRLQKVQPLMNILQPKVLLFPKDLKLINSLKASLIFQYCPDETLCIPSFKDKSELEIATDLALSFDWRNLTQGNISMARLKGELFREHGKHRLISGNVHESSEIGPLVHWGSPDLDKLLTVLASRGIKSTLRNASSGCESGPAIYVVVVSDPSQALIEVKETSTVITATSKSLASIIFEAIGSILDGI, encoded by the exons ATGAAGttt ACATGTTTGAGCACAGGTGGTGGTTACCATTTCCCACCTTGTCACATACTGGAGATATGTGGTTTTAGGATTCTAATGGATTGCCCATTAGACCTTTCTGCTCTTTCAATCTTCGCACCTATCCCATTTGCTTCAAAAGCTAGTTCCATGGATAAAGAGAATCCCAGATGCTCAAACCTTAGTGGTCCTTTAGATTTGGAAGGACAGTCAGTTCGAAAGAGACAAAAAGTCGAAAGGCCCCTTGATGCTGATGATTTAATATATGCTGAGCCCTGGTACAAAACTGTCAGGAACTTGCACCTATGGAATACCTCTTTTATTGATGTGGTATTGATATCAAGTCCGATGGGTATGCTAGGGCTACCGTATCTTACTCGAATAAAGGGCTTCTCTGCTAAG ATATACGTGACTGAAGCGACATCGAGACTTGGACAGCTTATGATGGAGGATCTTGTTTCAATGCACATGGAAATCAGGCAGCTTTTGGGACCTGAAGAGTCCTCTTTTCCTCAGTGGATGAAATGGGAAGAGCTGAAGCTTTTACCGTCTTTGTTGAGGGATGTAGCTTTAGGAAAAGACGGAGAAGAGCTGGGTAGTTGGATGCCCCTGTACAG TGCAGCAGACATGAAGAATTGCATGCAGAAGGTTCAGACACTTAAATATGCTGAGGAAATGTGCTACAACAGTACATTGATTATAAAGGCATTCAGTTCTGGTTTGGAGATAGGCACTTGTAATTGGACAATAAATGGTCCAAAAGGAGGAATTGCATTCATATCTAGCTCCATCTTTGTCTCTGCTCATGCAATGAATCTTGATTATATTGCTCTTCAAGGGAATGATACTATAATATATTCAGATTTTTCTTCCTTGCATGATATAGAAGATACTGAGAGCGATATCACTAACTGTATTCCACCTAAACCTGATTCTTCATCTCTCAG aaatgaagaaaatgagggACGAGAGTGGGTTGAGTCGCCGCTTCATGTTGACGATAGTATGGAGGAAATGCAGAAACTAGCTTTTTTGTCCTCCCATGTCATTGATTCTGTAAAAGCCGGGGGTTCGGTCCTTATTCCCCTTAGTCGACTTGGAATTGTTCTGCAGCTGCTAGAACAAATATCAGCTTCACTGGATGTTTCGGATTTGAAG GTTCCTATTTATATCATTTCTTCTGTAGGTGAAGAATTATTGGCTTTCACCAACATCATACCAGAATGGCTAAGCAAACAGCGGCAAGAAAAG CTGTTTTCTGGACAGCCATCATTTGGACATGTCGAGCTGATAAATGAAGGGAAGCTTCATGTCTTTCCAGCCATCCATTCACCTGAATTATT AATGAATTGGCAGGAGCCATGCATAGTTTTCTCTCCTCACTGGAGTCTGCGGCTTGGTCCTACTGTTCATTTCCTGCGGCGCTGGTGTGGAGATCAGAATTCTCTACTCATTCTCGAG CATGAATTGGATGATGAGCTAGCTCTCTTGCCTTTCAAGCCACTGTCGATGAAGGTTCTTCAATGCTCATTTCTTTCTGGGATAAG gCTGCAGAAAGTTCAACCGTTGATGAACATATTGCAACCAAAAGTTCTCCTG TTTCCCAAGGACTTGAAGCTGATTAACTCTTTAAAAGCATCCTTGATCTTCCAGTACTGCCCTGATGAAACATTGTGTATACCAAGCTTTAAGGACAAGTCAGAACTGGAGATTGCAACAGACTTAGCTCTCAGCTTTGATTGGAGAAATTTGACCCAGGGAAATATTAGTATGGCAAGGTTGAAGGGAGAGCTTTTCAGAGAGCATGGCAAACACCGGTTGATCTCTGGAAATGTGCACGAGTCCTCGGAGATTGGACCATTGGTGCACTGGGGTTCACCTGATTTAGACAAGCTTTTGACAGTGTTGGCAAGCAGGGGCATCAAGAGTACTCTCCGAAATGCAAGTAGTGGTTGTGAATCAGGGCCTGCTATTTATGTCGTAGTTGTAAGTGATCCTAGTCAAGCACTAATAGAGGTGAAAGAAACTAGCACAGTGATTACTGCTACTAGCAAAAGCTTAGCTTCCATTATTTTTGAAGCTATAGGAAGTATTCTAGATGGTATTtag
- the LOC126792176 gene encoding protein PALE CRESS, chloroplastic-like, whose product MAALRSMEKEELLLESLPKEYYDDEWQAQQREKTKELHRKRQEEDEEEERKVEEYREIGMRLKDYPEEDVRKARKLISSFIRAAEEVEEKIEEAGEKGELTELVLMVIWNRLDLARRDEEKDVMTQKFYHVCYNDIVAEI is encoded by the exons ATGGCAGCTTTAAGGAGCATGGAAAAGGAAGAGCTACTATTAGAAAGTCTTCCCAAAGAGTACTACGATGAT GAATGGCAAGCGCAACAAAGGGAGAAAACTAAGGAGTTGCATCGTAAACGTCaagaggaagatgaagagGAGGAGAGAAAGGTTGAAGAGTACCGTGAGATCGGCATGCGATTGAAAGATTATCCGGAAGAAGATGTTCGGAAAGCTCGGAAATTGATTTCGAGCTTCATTAGAGCGGCTGAAGAAGTGGAAGAG AAAATTGAGGAAGCTGGTGAGAAAGGGGAACTGACTGAACTTGTGTTGATGGTCATATGGAATCGCCTTGACCTCGCTCGACGGGAT GAGGAAAAGGACGTAATGACGCAAAAGTTCTACCACGTATGCTACAATGACATAGTTGCTGAGATATGA
- the LOC126790826 gene encoding uncharacterized protein LOC126790826, translating into MARRSSIVHVPNRRFRSDHDNGRHPPPDYNNSPDGRRYRRSPSYERYDRNRKRSYSPDYPNPRRSPRSDRGRRLGRSTNDRSYSPDYSNPRRSPRSNGGAESLPRRFGRAGNDRERDGRRPESEESDEELKGLNFEEFRRLKRQKLRKGLRSCIWNVTPSPPRTENDELDLEDKAEEVVEGFGVENDDLGEKLKEKAVSESGSDSESESEDSKSRKRKRKRKKSSGSKRRRKSDSDSDSESESESDEEEDRRRRRKGRSRSRRKKSRRERRRRRKSRRSSDSDESESESEGSDSDRVNSSKKKKKGGKVSSKSKKKKKQSETESSEGSGSEKSLDTEVDAKPKALVEVEDPELDENSIEALKLKEILEAQRNPSLDLDNEPVVGPMPLPRAEGHISYGGALRPGEGDAIAQYVQQGKRIPRRGEVGLSADEIQKFEGLGYVMSGSRHQRMNAIRIRKENQVYSAEDKRALAMFNYEEKAKREHKVMADLQRLVQRHIGQDVGPTHDPFSSKASEDPDDD; encoded by the coding sequence ATGGCGAGGCGATCGTCCATCGTTCATGTCCCCAATCGACGATTCCGTTCCGATCACGATAACGGCCGTCATCCGCCGCCTGACTACAACAACTCGCCTGACGGCCGCCGCTACCGTCGCAGCCCCAGCTATGAAAGGTACGACCGCAACCGAAAGCGTTCTTATTCTCCCGATTATCCAAACCCTAGACGAAGCCCTAGGTCCGACAGAGGCCGAAGACTCGGTCGTTCCACCAACGACCGGTCTTACTCCCCTGATTATTCGAATCCTCGACGAAGCCCTAGGTCTAACGGAGGGGCGGAGTCTCTTCCGAGGAGATTCGGGCGGGCCGGGAACGATAGGGAAAGGGATGGAAGGCGGCCGGAGTCGGAGGAGTCCGATGAGGAGCTGAAGGGGTTGAACTTTGAGGAGTTTAGGAGGCTGAAGAGGCAGAAGCTGAGGAAGGGGTTGAGGAGTTGTATCTGGAATGTGACACCGAGCCCGCCGAGGACTGAGAACGATGAGTTGGATTTGGAGGATAAGGCTGAGGAGGTTGTTGAGGGTTTTGGTGTTGAGAATGATGATTTAGGTGAGAAGTTGAAGGAGAAAGCCGTGAGTGAGTCTGGGTCAGATTCGGAATCGGAATCGGAGGATTCCAAGtcgaggaagaggaagaggaagaggaagaagagctCGGGTTCTAAGCGTAGGAGGAAGAGTGATAGTGATAGTGATAGCGAATCGGAGAGCGAGAgtgatgaggaggaggataggagaaggagaaggaaagGGAGAAGTAGGAGTAGGAGGAAGAAGAGtaggagagagaggaggaggaggaggaagagtaGGAGGAGTAGTGATTCTGAtgagagtgagagtgagagtgagGGTTCGGATTCTGATAGGGTGAATTcgtcgaagaagaagaagaagggggGAAAGGTGAGCAGTAAgagtaagaagaagaagaagcagtcTGAAACCGAGAGTAGTGAGGGTTCTGGTTCGGAGAAGAGTTTGGATACCGAAGTTGATGCCAAGCCTAAAGCTTTGGTGGAAGTGGAGGACCcggaattggatgaaaatagTATCGAGGCGCTGAAATTGAAGGAAATTCTTGAGGCTCAGAGGAATCCTTCATTGGATTTGGATAATGAACCTGTGGTTGGGCCAATGCCCTTGCCTAGAGCTGAAGGGCATATTAGTTATGGTGGGGCGCTTAGGCCCGGTGAGGGTGATGCCATTGCACAGTATGTTCAACAAGGGAAGCGTATTCCACGAAGAGGAGAAGTGGGTCTGTCTGCTGATGAGATTCAGAAGTTTGAGGGTCTTGgctatgtgatgagtggtagcAGGCACCAGAGGATGAATGCCATTCGTattagaaaagaaaaccaGGTTTATAGTGCTGAGGATAAGAGGGCATTGGCCATGTTCAACTATGAGGAGAAAGCAAAGCGTGAGCATAAGGTTATGGCTGATTTGCAGCGGCTGGTTCAGCGCCATATTGGACAGGATGTTGGTCCTACTCATGATCCCTTTTCTTCCAAGGCTTCCGAGGATCCTGATGATGATTAG